AACCCGGACCCGACCTTCTGGGGCTTCCTGTGCGGACGCGAAGGGCCGATAACGCTCGAGGCTCGCCGACTCGAGGTACCGGGCTGGATGCTCGACAGTCGCTACCATGACGATCCGCACTACAAGGAACGCTTCCACTCATGGCTCAACGCCCTGTGGCAGGAAAAAGACCAGGCGCTCGCATCGCGCTGACGCTGCTTTACGTACTGGCACTGCTGTCGCTCGTCGCTTGCGCCTCGCCCGGCGGCGAGGTCCAGCGCAGCAGCGATCCCGGCATTGCCGGCAGTTGGGTCGTGGTACAGCGCGGCGACACCCTCGGCAGCATCGCCGCCCGTGCCGACGTGCCGCTGGCCCGCCTGCAGCGCTTCAACCCCGGCGTCAACGCCAATCGCCTGGCGGTCGGCCAGCGCCTGCTGATTCCCACCCAGCAGGAGCGAGCCCCCTCCGGCGGCCCCTACCGCTACCAGATTCGCCCCGGCGATACCTTCTCGGCGGTCGCACGGCGCTTTGGCACCACGCCGGCGCGCATCCAGTCGGCCAACCCCGGTGTGGCGCCAACCCGCCTGCGCGTGGGCCAGCTCATCCAGGTCCCCCTGCGCGGCTCGACCACGACGACGACCGCCCGCTCGTCAAGCGCTTCGAGCAGTCGCGCCAATACCCCGAGCCGCCCTGCCAGCCCCCCAGCGGCAGCGTCCGCACCGAGTTCGGTGCCGGGTTCGGCGCGGAACTGGCCCTGGCCACTCGAGGATTATCGTGTCGTGCGTGCCTACGGCACCGACAGCCGCGGCACCCTGCAACCGATGCTGCTCGCCACCAACCGTGGTGCGCGGGCCAAGGCGGTCGCCGACGGCGACGTTCGCTTCGCCGGCAGCATGCGTCAGCTCGGTCGCGTCGTGATCGTGCACCATGCCGACAACCTGCAGAGCGTCTACGCGCTGTGCGACAAGCTGCTGGTGGACGACGGCGCGCGTGTCAGCCGCGGCACGCCGCTGTGCGAGGTGGGCTTCAGCAATGCCACGGAGCGTTTCGACCTGCTGTTCGACATACGTCTCGGCGGCAAGCCGATCGACCCGCGCCGGGTGCTGCGCTAGCGCCATGGCGACGCCGGCCTGGGAACGGTGCCTGCCAGCACCGCCGCTGTATCGCTACCGGGGCGTACTGGGAGAGCCCGCGGCCAGTGAGGTCCTGGCCAGGCTGGACGCGGAGCTGGACTGGCAACAGCCCCGCCTGCGCCTGTACGGGCGCGAGCACCCGATTCCCCGCCGCCAGGTATGGATGGGCGACCCCGAGGCGCACTATCGCTACTCGGGGCGTGACTTCGTGCCGCTGGCGTGGCATCCCGACGTCGTCGCGATACGCGAGCGCATCGCCGACCTGCTGGCGAAGCTGGGTCTCGACATCGCGTTCAACAGCGTGCTGCTCAACCGCTATGCCGATGGCGACGAGCGCATGGGCTGGCACAGCGACGACGAGCCGGAGCTCGGCGACAACCCCGTCATCGCCGCCGTCACACTGGGCAGCGAACGGCCGCTGCGGTTCCGCTGGAAACAGGGCGGCGACCCACCCTTCAATGTCTGGCTGCCCCACGACAGCCTGCTGCTGATGGGACCCGGCTGCCAGGCGAAGCTGCAGCACGCCCTGCTGCCCAGGCGCGTCCCCGGGCTGCGCATCAGCCTCACCTTCCGGCGCGTGCTGACACGCCCCCGGCGCCGGCGCTGAGCCCGGTCAATGGGCTTGGCGGTAGAGCCCCCACAGGATCGTGATCAACAGCGCGTAGACCAGCCCGCCGACGGGATAGGTGAGAAAGCTGTAGGTCAAGCCGAAGTCGATGAAGGCGACCGGCACCAGCGTGCCCGCCACCGCCAGCGCCCGCTGCTCGCCCGAGCCGGCGCCGACCCCGCGGGCGAACAGCCACAGCGGCGTGAAGTAGAGCGCCAGCAGCGCCAGCAGCCCCGGCACCCCGCGCTTGACCCAGGCGTCGAGGATATCGTTGTGGGCGTGCCAGAAGCGCCCCAGCGCAGGGTCCTGCTCGCCCTCGGCGCCGCGCTCGCGCATGGCGGCCTGGTAGCCGCTGCCGCCCCACCCGAGCAGCGGGCGCTCCAGTATCAGCTGCGAAGAACCCCGCCACATCTCCAGCCTGGCGCTGACCGAGGTCATCTCGTCGTCCCCCGCCACGTACTGGCGCAGGCTGTTGACGGCATTGTCGACGCGCGTGGCCACGCCGGTCTGCGGCATCGCATACAGGCTGCCCAGCAGCGCCATCAGGGCCGCCACCAGGGTCACCCGCCAGCCCAGCGAGAGGCGGCGGCCATGCCCGCGATAGAGCACCCAGATCGCCAGGGGCAGGCCGATCCAGCCCCCGCGCGACCCGGACAGCGCCGAGGTGAGCAGGCCCGCCAGGCCACCGACGATCAGCAGCAGCGACCAGGGCCAGCGCTCCCGCCGGGCAAACGACCAGCTCAGGCCCGCGAGGCACAGCAGCCCCATCAGCAGGCCGAGGTTACCGAACAGGATGGCGTGCAACGGCTCATGACCGTTGGCACGCGTCGTCCCCTCGACGACGCGCTGCCACAAGGCCCAGGCGCTCGCCGCCAGGCTGCCCAGCGCCAGGCCGGCCCAGAGCCAGGTGGCACGGACCCTGACCCTGGCGAACGCCACCAGCGCGACCATGGCCAGCGCGAATGGCCAGGCATTGACCAGACCGGAGGCGCCTTCGCCGTGCAGCAGGAGCATGCCGACCCAGGCCAGGCCCTGCAGCCCCATGGCGGCCACGAGCAGCAGATCCTCGCGCCGCGGAAACGCATCGACCTGCCCTTCCTCGCCAAGCCAGGCCGCTGCCAGCAGCAGCAGCGGCACGACGATGAGACCCTCCCACGGCAGCGCCAGCATCGACGCCCCCAGGGTGAGCATGGCCAGGGCCGACAGCCACGCCTGGCACACGGCTCTCCAGCTGCGCGACATGGATCCGGGGAGCGGTCGATAGGAATTGTCTTCGATCATGGCAATGGCTCATCCGTTGATACGCTGCCGTCAACGGCGCCCGGGGAACTGCCCTCCTGGCTTCCGGGCGCCGTGTCGAAAGATTACCCTCTCAGGATAGTGGAAGCGATGTCCACCCGACCGATTCCTTCACTCCACGGTGACGGACTTGGCCAGGTTGCGCGGCTGGTCGACATCGGTATCGCGCGCCACCGCGACGTGATAGGCCAACAGCTGCAGCGGTAGGGTGTAGACGATGGGGGCCAGGAAGCGGCAGCAGCCGGGTACCTTGATCACCGTCATGCCCGCTTCCTGCTCCAGGCCGCTCTCGGGATCGGCGAAGACCAGCAGTTGGCCGCCGCGCGCCCGCACCTCCTGCAGGTTGGACTTGAGCTTGTCGATCAGCTCGTCCAGCGGCGCCAGCGCCACCACCGGCATACTGCCGTCGATCAGCGCCAGGGGCCCGTGCTTGAGTTCCCCGGCGGGATAGGCCTCGGCGTGGATGTAGGAGATCTCCTTGAGCTTGAGCGCCCCCTCCAGGGCGATCGGCATCTGCGCACCGCGCCCCAGGAACAGGGTATGGCGGTAGTCGACGAAGCGCTGGGCCAGGGCGGCGATCTCGCCGTCGAGCTTGAGCGTGTCGCCCAGCAGGGTCGGCAGGTAGCGCAGGCGGTGCACCAGCCTGGCCGTCAGGTCGGGGTCGCCGCCATGCAGCTGGCGCAGCGCCAGCGCCACCAGCATCAGCGAGGTCAGTTGGGTGGTGAACGCCTTGGTCGAGGCCACGCCGATCTCGGGGCCGGCATGTGTCATCAGGCTGAGGTCGGACTCGCGCACCAGCGAGCTGCCCGGCACGTTGCAGATCGCCAGCGCCCCGACGTAGTTCTCGCCCTGGCGCTTGCGAGCATGGCGCAGGGCGGCCAGGGTGTCGGCCGTCTCGCCCGACTGCGACAGGGTCAGCAGCAGCGTCCCCGGAGGGGCCACTACGTCGCGATAGCGGTACTCGGAGGCGATCTCCACCTGGCACGGCACCCCGGCCAGCGCTTCGATCCAGTAGCGCGCCACCATGCCCGCATGGTAGCTGGTCCCGCAAGCGACGAGATGAATCTGGCGAGTCTTGCCCAGCAGCTCGCGCGCCTGGGGGCCGAAGGCCTCGATCAGCACCTGATCGCCCCCCAGCCGCCCTTCCAGGGCGTTGGCCACGGCCACCGGCTGCTCGTGGATCTCCTTGAGCATGTAATGCTCGAACTCGCCCTTGCCGACCGCCGGGTCGTCGTGCTCGTAGCGCAGCACCTCGCGCACTACCGGGGCACGCCGCCCCTCGGCGTCGAGACCATGCACGACGCAGCCGTCGCGCGTGGCCTCCACCAGATCGCCGTCCTCCAGGTAGACGAAGCGATCGGTCACCGTGAGCAGCGCCAGCGGGTCGGATCCCAGGTAGCAGCCCGGCTCGCCGATCCCCACCACGAGCGGGCTGCCGTGGCGCGCGCCGACGACGCGATCGGGCCGGTCGGCATCGATCACCCCCAGGGCATAGGCGCCTTCGAGCCGTGCAACCGCCGCCTCGACCGCCAGCAGCAGGTCTCCCCGGGCTTTCAGCTCGCGCTCGACCAGGTGCGCCACGACCTCGGTGTCGGTCTGGGAGACGAAGACGTAGCCATCGGCGACGAGCTCGGCCTTGAGCGCATGGTGATTCTCGATGATGCCGTTGTGGACGACGGCGACGCGCCCCGAGACGTGGGGGTGGGCGTTGTCCTGGCTGGGCTCGCCGTGGGTCGCCCAGCGGGTGTGGGCCACCCCCGTCATGCCCGTCAGCGGCGACGCCGACAGTAGCCGCTCCAGCGCCGCCACCTTGCCCACTTCCCGGGCGCGGCCCAGCTTGCCGGGGGCTTCCACCAGGGCGACACCGGCTGAATCATAGCCCCGGTATTCGAGGCGCTTGAGACCTTCCATCAGGATGGGCAGGACGTTGTCCGCCCCCACTGCAGCTACGATGCCACACATGCTCTCTTCTCCATGAACGGTGCCACGACCTCGAGCCGTGATGCACTGGCTAGGGCAATCAAATCGCGTGCGATGCGCCGGCTGCGATGACACCGGCTGGCGGCCGTCCCGGGCCGCCAAGGCGTTCGACCGATGCCGCCTACTTGTGCCGTTCCAGCACCGGGCGCAGCGGCATGATGGCGACGTTGGAGGCCATCGGCGGGGCCTCGCGATGGCGCTTCTCGAGCCACACCAGGTCGACGATCTCGCCCTCCGGCCGGTACGCCGTCGGCGCCTCCAGCAGCAGGCGGCGAATCCCGTCGTGCTGGAAGAGACGGCACGCCTCGAACAGCCGGTCGAGGAACGCCTCGAGCCGCGGCCACTCCCAGAACACCTCCTGGGCGGTCATGATGCGCGGGTGCGAGGTCGCCGCGACGTCGTCGCCCACCAACAGTTCCTCATAGAGCTTCTCGCCCGGACGCAGGCCGCTGTAGGCGATGGCGATGTCGCCATCCGGACTGTGCTCGTCGCGCACCTTCAACCCCGACAGGCGTACCATCTGCCGCGCCAGGTCGGCGATGCGCACCGGCTCGCCCATGTCGAGCACGAAGACGTCGCCGCCGCGGGCCATGGCACCCGCCTGGATCACCAACTGGGCGGCCTCGGGGATGGTCATGAAGAAGCGGGTGATGTCCGGGTGGGTCACCGTGATCGGCCCGCCCGCCTGGATCTGCTCGCGGAACAGCGGCACCACCGAACCGCTGGAACCCAGCACGTTGCCGAAGCGCACCATGCAGAATCGTGTCGCCTCCTGGTGCTTGGCGAAGGCCTGGCAGATGAGTTCGGCCAGTCGCTTGGTGGTGCCCATGACGTTGGTCGGCCGCACCGCCTTGTCGGTGGACACCAGCACGAAGGTCTCGACCCCGGCGTCCATCGCCGCACGGGCGGCCGAGAGAGTCCCGAAGACGTTGTTCTGCACGCCCTCTACCACGTTGTGCTCGACCATCGGCACATGCTTGTAGGCCGCCGCGTGATAGACGGTCTGCACCTCGAAGGCCTTCATCACCGTGGTCAGCCGCTTGCGATGCTGCACCGAACCGAGCAGCGCCTCGATGCCGACCTCGAGCCCCTCGTCCCTGGCGATGCGGCGCAGCTCCTGCTCGATGCGGTAGAGCCCGAACTCGGAGATCTCGAGCAGCAGCAGCCGCCTGGGTCCGTGACGCAGCAGCTGGCGACAGAGCTCGGAACCGATGGAGCCCCCTGCGCCGGTGACCAGTACCACCTTGTCGCGAATGTTGGCCTCCATCAGGGTGGGATTGGGCGGCACCGGGTCGCGACCGAGCAGATCCTCCACCGCCACGTCGCGCACCTCGCTGATCCTGGCGCGCCCGGTCACCACGTCGACCACGCCGGGAATCGTCTGCACCGGGAAGCCCTGCGGCTCCAGCTCGGCGAGGATCTCGCGCCGCCGTGCCCGGCTCACGCTGGGCATGGCCAGCAGCACCCGCGAGGCGCCATAGGTGTCGGCCAGGTAGCCGAGCTGGCGCGGCGGATAGACCTTGAGCCCCTCGATGTAGGTGTTCTGCAGGCTCACCGCATCGTCGACGAAGGCGATCGGCAAATACTCCTCGCCATGGCTGAGCGACACCGCCAGCTGGCGCCCGGCCGCGCCGGCGCCATAGATCACCACCCGCGGCTTATGGCGAATCTGGCTGCGCAGGTAGATCGCGCGCAGCCCGAAACGCACCCCACCGATGGTGAGCAGCGCCAGCATGGCGTAGATGAAGGGCACGCTGCGCGGGATCCCCAGCGCGAAGAGATAGCTGGCCAGCGGCAGCGACAGCGCCGACACCACCACCCCGATGACCACGGCACGTATCGCCTTGGGCCCCAGGTAGCGGATCACCGCGCGATAGAACCCGAGCCGCACGTAGATCACCAGGCTCAGCGGGATCATCACCAGCAAGGCCATCCAGGTCTGCGCCTCGGCCAGGGGCGCCCAGCTCTCCAGGCGCAGCAGCATGGCCAGCAGGAAGCTGGTGGCGATCAGCACGCAGTCCACCACCAGCTGGATGGTGCGTTTCTGCCGTCTGGGCAGGCGGAACAGGGATTGGAGCAGGTCTCGCATGTCGTCTCTCCATGACCGCGGGCGCCGACGCACCCGCCTGATTCCGGGCGTCAGGCACAGGCCCGCGCCATGACCTCTTCGAGCACCGCGCAGGTCCGCGCGATCTCACCCTCGGTCAGCGTCGGATGACAGAGGAACATCAGGCTGGTGTCGCCCAGCTCGCGGGCAACGGGAAGTGGCGCTGCGGGGCGCCAGCCGGTGCCGTCGAAGGCCTTCTCGCGGTACACCTCCGAGCAGGAGCCCGAGAAACACGGCACCCCGGCGGCATTGATCTCGGCCATGATGCGGTCGCGATCCCAGCCCGCTGCCAGGCGTTCTGGCTCGACGAAGACGTAGCACTTGTAGGCGGCATGGTCGCAGTGCGGCGGCACCTCAGGCACGCGCAGGCCGGGGCAGCCGGCTGCCGCCCGCCAGATACGCTGCGCATTCGCCCGGCGCGCCGCATGCCATTGCGGCATGCGCCCGAGCTGGATACGCCCGATGGCGGCCTGCATCTCGGTAAGCCGCCAGTTGGTGCCGAAGCTCTCGTGCAGCCAGCGGAAGCCGGGCGGGTGCTCGCGCTCGTACACCGCCTCCCAACTCTTGCCGTGGTCCTTGAAGGCCCACATGCGACGCCACAGCTGGGCGTCGCTGGTGGTGACCATGCCGCCCTCGCCGCCGGTGGTCATGATCTTGTCCTGGCAGAACGACCAGCAGCCGACGTGGCCGATGCTGCCCACGCTGCGACTGCGGTAGCGCGCCCCGTGGGCCTGGGCGCAATCCTCGATCACATGGAGCCCGTGGCGCTCGGCCAGCGCCATGAGCGCATCCATCTCGCAAGGCCAGCCGGCCAGGTGCACGGCGACGATCGCCCGGGTGCGCGGCGTGATCTTCTCGGCCACGCTCTCGGCGGTGACGTTCTGCGAGTCGCGGTCGACGTCGGCGAAGACCGGCGTGGCCCCGGAGGTGACGATGCTCGACGCCGAGGCCAGGAAGGTGCGCGAGGTGACGATCACCTCCTCGGCGGGGTCCGCGCCGATGCCGAGCCCACGCAGGGCGAGGTCGAGGGCGACGCTGCCGTTGGCCACGGCGATGGCGTACTCGCTGCCGGCAAAGCGGGCGAATTCGCGCTCGAATTCGCGACACTCATCGCCGGTCCAGTAGTTGACCCGGTTGGAGAGCAGCACGCGCGCCACCGCATCGGCTTCCTCAGGCGTGAAGGCGGGCCAGGGAGAAAAAGGTCCGTTGAGCATCATGATCTTCCTTGCGGTGAAATCAGGTCGAAGCGCAGCACGTTCGACCCACTGGGAGGCGTGTCGTCGTCGTCCTGAGCCGACGCCAGCGGGCGTGCCGGCACGCCGGCCACCACCTGGTTGCCATCGATGTCGGAGACCACGGCCGCCCCGGCGCCGACCATCACGGCCTCGCCGATCGCCACGCCCTGACGCACCACGGCGCCGGCGCCGATCCAGCTGGTGCGACCGATCTCCACGTCGCCGGCCACGTTGGCGCCCGGCGCGACGTGCACACAGGCGCCCAGGCGGCAGTCATGATCCACGGTGGCGGCGGAATTGACGATGGTGCCCATGCCGAGCTCGGCAAAGGCATTGATGATCGCCCCCGCCATGACCACGCATCCCGGGCCGAGACGGGCCATCGGACTGACCGTGGCTCGCGGATGCACCAGCGAGACGATCCTGGCACCCTGCGTCAGCAGGGCATCGAGCTTGGCCTCGCGGATGGCGTTATGGCCGATCGCCACCACCACCCCCTCGAAGTTGGGCAGGTCGTTGAGCAGCATCGGCAGCGTGCCTTTTATCTCCCAGTGCTCGTGACGCGTCCTCTCCGGCCAGGCATCGTCGTAGAAGACCAGATCCCGCCAGCCGGCGTGGAGGGCGATATCCGCCACCACCTTGCCGTGGCCGCTGGCGCCGAGAATGGCGAGACGATGACGATTACTCATGAGGATGGCCTCCACGGAACCTCGGCATGGCGACATCGCCGTCATGGGCGATGCCTTCGCGAACCAGCACTTTCTTCACCGTCAGCAGCAGGATGCGCAGGTCGAGCCACAGCGAGCGGTGGTCGACGTACCACACGTCAAGCTCGAACTTCTGCTCCCAGGAGAGCGCGTTGCGGCCGTTGACCTGGGCCCAGCCGGTCACGCCCGGGCGCACCTCGTGGCGCCGCGCCTGGCGCGGCGTGTAGAGCGGCAGGTACTCCATCAGCAGTGGACGCGGACCGACCAGGCTCATGTCGCCCTTGAGCACGTTCCACAGCTCCGGCAGCTCGTCGAGGCTGGCCGCGCGCAGCCGCTGGCCCAGAGGGGTCAGGCGCGCCGCATCGGGCAGCGGATTGCCGTCGCGGTCGACGGCATCGCGCATGGTGCGAAACTTGATCATCTCGAACGGACGCCCGCGCCGCCCCGGCCTTGTCTGGCGGAACAGCACCGGCGAGCCGAGCCTCAGCCTCACCAGCACGGCCACCACGAGCAGCACAGGCGAGAGCAGCATCAGCGCCACCAGGGAGAGCACGATATCGAACAGTCGCTTCATTGCCTCTCATCCATTACGTCGTTCATGATCCCGGCCAGGCGCTCGGCCAGGATCCGGTAGTCGTAGACGGCTTCCACATGGGCCCGACCCGCCCGCCCCATGCGGGCGCGCTCATCGGGCGGCAGCGCCGCCAGCCGCTTGATCGCCTCGGCCAGGGCCAGCGGATCCTCGGGCGGGACGGTGATGCCGGCCCCCGCCTCGGCCACCGGATCGTTGACCGCCGCCGAGGCGATGATCACGGGACGCGCCGCGGCCATGTAGTCGAACAGCTTGTTCATGCTGATGCCGAAGCGATATAGCCGCGGCAGGTCGCGCACCGTGATGACGAAGGCGTCGGCCTCGCTGGCCAGCGCCGGGATCTCGCGCTTGGGTACCGGCGGCTCGAAGCGTACCCAGCGCCCGTCGAGCCCGAGGCCGCTGGCCTGGCGCATCAGCTCGCGCTTGCCCGGCCCGTCGCCGATCAGGCGCAGTTGCACCGGTACCTCGCCGGCGCGGCTGTCGACCTTGACGATCGCCATGGCCTCCAGCAGGTCCGCGAGCCCGTTGGCCTCGCCGTGGCTGCCGAAGTACATCAGCGACAGCGGCATCTCGGGCGGCCGCGGCGCGGGCGCATCGGGTTCGGGGAACGCGGCCAGGTCGACCCCGTTGGAGAGCCACACCACGCGCTCCTCCGGCACGCCCAGCGGGGCGATGTAGTCCACCGCCCGCGGCAGCAGGGTGAGCACACGACGCGCCCGGCGGTAGAGGAAGGTCTCGAGCCGGCGCATCGCCCGGGTCAATGCCGCGCCCTCCCGCAGCCGGCCCATGTCGATCAGGGTCTGCGGCCACAGGTCGCGCACCTCGAACACGAACGGCACGCGGTGGCGTCGCGCCAGCCACCAGCCGGCAAGGGCCGCGAACGGATGCACGCTCGAACCGACGATCAGGTCGGGACGCTCGAGCTCGGCCAGGCGCGTCGGCCGCATCGCCTGCCAGGCGTACTCCAGCATGTTCTTCATGCGCCCGCCCCCGTTACCGCGGTAGCTCGAGGTGCGCAGCCACAGGAAATTCACGCCGTCGATGGTCTCCAGCCGCCAGGGCTCGCCCTTCTCCAGGCGCTGCTCGCCGCTGGGGTGGTCGACGCTGGAGGCAATCAAGGTGGCGTGCCAGCCGTGTGCCGGCAGGTGCCGGGCGAGCTGGAAGTGACGGGCCCCGCCGGCCGCGTCGGGGTGCTTGGCATAGTGATTCAGGATCCAGACGTGTCTCATGGGAGCCTCGGTCAGCGGGCAAGGGCGCGATAGGTGTCCAGCAGCTTGCGTTCCTCCTGCTGCCAGTTGTAGCGCTCGACCACGGCCCGCTGGCCGTTCTGGCCCATCTCGCGGGCGCGCTCGGGGTGGCTCACGATGTACTCGATCGCCTCGGCGATGGCCTCCGGGTCGAGGGGGTCGACGCACAGCCCGCAGTCGCTGCCCTCGACGATCTCCCGCCACAGCGGGAAATCGGAGGCGATCACCGGTAGCCCGGCGCTCATGTACTCGAACATCTTCACCGGCAAGGCATCGAGGTAGTTGATGATGGGGTGAAGCGTGACCAGGCCGGCGACCGAACCGGCCATGACTCGGCGGACCCCGGCGCGATCGAGGTAGCCGTGCGCCTCGACCCGCGCCCAGCCGGCGTAGGTCATCACCTCCTGCTCCAGGGCCAGCGTCTTGAAGTCGCCGGCGAGCTGCAGCCGGCAATCGTGGCCGACCCCCTCCATCGCGCGGATGATCTCGCGAATGCCGCGCACCTCGGCGATGCCGCCGACGTAGCACACCGACTGGGATTCGCCCGGACTCGCGGCCAGGCGCGCATCGAGCGCCCCGTCGAGCTCGCCGAGCATGGGGAAGTTGTTGACGTCCACCACCCGGGGGTGGAACTCGCCGAAACGATCGCGGATGTAGGGGGTCGCCGCCACGATGGCATCGAAGCGACGGCAGGCCCGCCGCTGATAGGCTTCGACCCCGCGCGACAGCACGTGCCGCGTGAACTTGCCGAGATAGTGCTTGGCCAGCATCTGGCGCGGCAGATCCTCGTGGGCATCGTAGACCACGCGCTTGCCCAGCCGCTTGAGCCGCTGCCCCACCGGCATCAACTCAGGGTCGTGCAGATGGTAGAGATCGGCATCCAGCCGCCTGGCCTGATCAAAGACACGCTGCGTCGTCTTCAAGATACGGTTGAGGCGCCCGGGCAGTTGCCCGACGTCGACGATGACGACCCCGTCGCGCTCCTCGTCGCCCTCGCCGTCGGCGACGACCAGCGTCACCGGGTAGCCGCCGGCGGCCAGCGACCGGCACTGCTTGTGGAAGATCCGCGTGTCATAGCGCGGATGGGCGGAGGTCAGGTGTACCACTTTCATTATCGTTGCGTCCTTGTAAATCCCTTGCAGCGTCGTGCTGCCCCGGTTCGTCATCGTGGCGGCCGAGCGTGCCGGCGTACCCCATGTCATCCGCGTCGCGCTCCCGGCGGGAGGCGACGAGGGCGTTGGCGAAGGCGCCCCAGCCGAGCGCCGGCAGTGGCCAGAACACCGGCTTGGCCAGCACCATCAGCAGCAGGCAAACGAAGTTGACGGAGAAGGCGAAGACCCATCTGCCGCCGCGATCGCCGAGCAGGATCAGGCGGTAGGCGGCGCCGACGAAGGCAAACAGCGTCAGGCCGAGGTAGAGGGCAAAGCCCAGCAGCCCGTAGTTGACCCAGGCGGAGAGCATGCTGTGGGCATAGCCGCCGGTCACTTGCGCCGAGGCGATATGCCCGCCGAAGCGGCCCAGCAGCGGGCTCTCGAGGATCTGCGCCACGGCACGCTGCCCGAGGTTCTGGCGCGCCAGCCAGGAACTGGTCCCCGACAGGTCGAAGATCTGCAGCTGGCGGCTGCCGGCCAGCGCCTCGAACTGGCTCACCACCAGCGCCATGAGCACCCCGACGACCGCCAGCAGCGTCAGCATGTACTTGACGCTCATGCCTGCCCACAGCAGCAGCAGCAGCCCCGAGAGCGCGAGGAAGGCATACAGCTCCGAGCGCGCGCCCAGCACGAACATGACGAAGGCGCCGAGCACGATCAGCACGGCGCGTACCACCGCGCGCTCGCTGACGGCGATCAGAAACAGCAGCAGCACCAGAGCGCTGCGGGCATAGCCCTGGTAGGTGGAGACGCTGTCCCCCGCCTCGGCCTCGACCTCTAGCATGCGGCGGGCGAAAAACATCCACTGGCCGGTGGTGGCCACGTGGAACGCCAGATAGCCGGCAATGAGCACGAAGGCGATCCAGAAGGCCCGCGCCAGTCGCGGCGAGTCGAGCGGGATGCGGTAGCCCAGCACGAACAGCACCAGCCACAGCACCAGCGTCTCGACGGTCTGGATCAGCGCCGCCTGCATCACGCTGCCCCCGATCAGGCCGTAGTTGACCGCCGACCACAGCAGCACGTAGACGAAGAAGCACAGCGTGACCAGCGCGTAGCCGCGGGATGCGGTCAGCAGCAGGTAGAGCTGGGACGGCAGCAGCGCGCAGTAGACGATGAACATCAACACCGACACCACCCCGAACAGGCCGCCCAGCACCGCCGGGATCACCCCCATCGCCACCAGCGTGTGATAGAGA
This portion of the Billgrantia sulfidoxydans genome encodes:
- a CDS encoding LysM peptidoglycan-binding domain-containing protein, with the translated sequence MAQRPVAGKRPGARIALTLLYVLALLSLVACASPGGEVQRSSDPGIAGSWVVVQRGDTLGSIAARADVPLARLQRFNPGVNANRLAVGQRLLIPTQQERAPSGGPYRYQIRPGDTFSAVARRFGTTPARIQSANPGVAPTRLRVGQLIQVPLRGSTTTTTARSSSASSSRANTPSRPASPPAAASAPSSVPGSARNWPWPLEDYRVVRAYGTDSRGTLQPMLLATNRGARAKAVADGDVRFAGSMRQLGRVVIVHHADNLQSVYALCDKLLVDDGARVSRGTPLCEVGFSNATERFDLLFDIRLGGKPIDPRRVLR
- a CDS encoding alpha-ketoglutarate-dependent dioxygenase AlkB family protein; this encodes MATPAWERCLPAPPLYRYRGVLGEPAASEVLARLDAELDWQQPRLRLYGREHPIPRRQVWMGDPEAHYRYSGRDFVPLAWHPDVVAIRERIADLLAKLGLDIAFNSVLLNRYADGDERMGWHSDDEPELGDNPVIAAVTLGSERPLRFRWKQGGDPPFNVWLPHDSLLLMGPGCQAKLQHALLPRRVPGLRISLTFRRVLTRPRRRR
- a CDS encoding O-antigen ligase family protein, yielding MIEDNSYRPLPGSMSRSWRAVCQAWLSALAMLTLGASMLALPWEGLIVVPLLLLAAAWLGEEGQVDAFPRREDLLLVAAMGLQGLAWVGMLLLHGEGASGLVNAWPFALAMVALVAFARVRVRATWLWAGLALGSLAASAWALWQRVVEGTTRANGHEPLHAILFGNLGLLMGLLCLAGLSWSFARRERWPWSLLLIVGGLAGLLTSALSGSRGGWIGLPLAIWVLYRGHGRRLSLGWRVTLVAALMALLGSLYAMPQTGVATRVDNAVNSLRQYVAGDDEMTSVSARLEMWRGSSQLILERPLLGWGGSGYQAAMRERGAEGEQDPALGRFWHAHNDILDAWVKRGVPGLLALLALYFTPLWLFARGVGAGSGEQRALAVAGTLVPVAFIDFGLTYSFLTYPVGGLVYALLITILWGLYRQAH
- the glmS gene encoding glutamine--fructose-6-phosphate transaminase (isomerizing) codes for the protein MCGIVAAVGADNVLPILMEGLKRLEYRGYDSAGVALVEAPGKLGRAREVGKVAALERLLSASPLTGMTGVAHTRWATHGEPSQDNAHPHVSGRVAVVHNGIIENHHALKAELVADGYVFVSQTDTEVVAHLVERELKARGDLLLAVEAAVARLEGAYALGVIDADRPDRVVGARHGSPLVVGIGEPGCYLGSDPLALLTVTDRFVYLEDGDLVEATRDGCVVHGLDAEGRRAPVVREVLRYEHDDPAVGKGEFEHYMLKEIHEQPVAVANALEGRLGGDQVLIEAFGPQARELLGKTRQIHLVACGTSYHAGMVARYWIEALAGVPCQVEIASEYRYRDVVAPPGTLLLTLSQSGETADTLAALRHARKRQGENYVGALAICNVPGSSLVRESDLSLMTHAGPEIGVASTKAFTTQLTSLMLVALALRQLHGGDPDLTARLVHRLRYLPTLLGDTLKLDGEIAALAQRFVDYRHTLFLGRGAQMPIALEGALKLKEISYIHAEAYPAGELKHGPLALIDGSMPVVALAPLDELIDKLKSNLQEVRARGGQLLVFADPESGLEQEAGMTVIKVPGCCRFLAPIVYTLPLQLLAYHVAVARDTDVDQPRNLAKSVTVE
- a CDS encoding polysaccharide biosynthesis protein, with the translated sequence MRDLLQSLFRLPRRQKRTIQLVVDCVLIATSFLLAMLLRLESWAPLAEAQTWMALLVMIPLSLVIYVRLGFYRAVIRYLGPKAIRAVVIGVVVSALSLPLASYLFALGIPRSVPFIYAMLALLTIGGVRFGLRAIYLRSQIRHKPRVVIYGAGAAGRQLAVSLSHGEEYLPIAFVDDAVSLQNTYIEGLKVYPPRQLGYLADTYGASRVLLAMPSVSRARRREILAELEPQGFPVQTIPGVVDVVTGRARISEVRDVAVEDLLGRDPVPPNPTLMEANIRDKVVLVTGAGGSIGSELCRQLLRHGPRRLLLLEISEFGLYRIEQELRRIARDEGLEVGIEALLGSVQHRKRLTTVMKAFEVQTVYHAAAYKHVPMVEHNVVEGVQNNVFGTLSAARAAMDAGVETFVLVSTDKAVRPTNVMGTTKRLAELICQAFAKHQEATRFCMVRFGNVLGSSGSVVPLFREQIQAGGPITVTHPDITRFFMTIPEAAQLVIQAGAMARGGDVFVLDMGEPVRIADLARQMVRLSGLKVRDEHSPDGDIAIAYSGLRPGEKLYEELLVGDDVAATSHPRIMTAQEVFWEWPRLEAFLDRLFEACRLFQHDGIRRLLLEAPTAYRPEGEIVDLVWLEKRHREAPPMASNVAIMPLRPVLERHK